From Cucumis melo cultivar AY chromosome 1, USDA_Cmelo_AY_1.0, whole genome shotgun sequence, a single genomic window includes:
- the LOC103495192 gene encoding uncharacterized protein LOC103495192 isoform X2 produces MGTNQNTKSAHNESVAPATALAYLDPKYWDERFSKEEHYEWFKDYSHFRHLILPLLKPDSSVLELGSGNSKLSEELYNDGITHITCIDLSAVAVEKMQRRLRLKGMKEIKVLEADMLDMPFGNECFDVVVEKGTMDVLFVDGGDPWNPQPSTRAKVMAMLEGVHRVLKKDGIFVSVTFGQPHFRRPLFSAPEFTWSFECSTFGDGFHYFLYTLRKGRRLPSDKGEGERFDEPSICLLQDELEGEDYMFRTDVDELNC; encoded by the exons ATGGGTACGAACCAAAATACCAAATCCGCACACAATGAAAGCGTTGCTCCTGCAACTGCTTTGGCTTACCTTGATCCTAAATACTG GGACGAGCGTTTTTCTAAGGAAGAGCATTATGAATGGTTTAAGGATTATTCTCATTTTCGTCATCTCATACTTCCTCTTCTCAAACCTGATTCATCA gTATTGGAATTGGGTAGTGGAAATTCGAAACTTTCTGAGGAATTGTACAACGATGGAATAACTCATATAACATGCATTGATTTGTCTGCTGTTGCCGTCGAGAAAATGCAAAGACGTTTACGTTTGAAGGGTATGAAAG AAATAAAGGTGCTAGAAGCTGACATGCTAGACATGCCTTTTGGCAATGAGTGTTTTGATGTCGTTGTCGAGAAAGGAACCATG GATGTTCTGTTCGTGGATGGTGGTGACCCATGGAATCCTCAACCATCCACGCGAGCGAAGGTCATGGCAATGCTGGAAGGTGTTCATAGGGTTTTGAAGAAAGATGGCATTTTTGTCTCAGTTACATTTGGCCAG CCGCATTTCAGGCGTCCCTTATTTAGTGCTCCAGAATTTACATGGTCATTTGAGTGCAGTACTTTTGGCGATGGATTTCACTACTTCCTCTATACCTTGCGTAAG GGAAGGCGATTGCCTAGTGATAAAGGTGAGGGTGAGAGGTTTGATGAGCCATCAATCTGTTTACTTCAAGACGAGCTAGAGGGTGAAGATTACATGTTCAGAACCGACGTTGATGAGCTGAATTGCTAG
- the LOC103495192 gene encoding uncharacterized protein LOC103495192 isoform X3: protein MGTNQNTKSAHNESVAPATALAYLDPKYWDERFSKEEHYEWFKDYSHFRHLILPLLKPDSSVAWNVIVLELGSGNSKLSEELYNDGITHITCIDLSAVAVEKMQRRLRLKGMKEIKVLEADMLDMPFGNECFDVVVEKGTMDVLFVDGGDPWNPQPSTRAKVMAMLEGVHRVLKKDGIFVSVTFGQPHFRRPLFSAPEFTWSFECSTFGDGFHYFLYTLRKQW, encoded by the exons ATGGGTACGAACCAAAATACCAAATCCGCACACAATGAAAGCGTTGCTCCTGCAACTGCTTTGGCTTACCTTGATCCTAAATACTG GGACGAGCGTTTTTCTAAGGAAGAGCATTATGAATGGTTTAAGGATTATTCTCATTTTCGTCATCTCATACTTCCTCTTCTCAAACCTGATTCATCA GTAGCTTGGAACGTCATC gTATTGGAATTGGGTAGTGGAAATTCGAAACTTTCTGAGGAATTGTACAACGATGGAATAACTCATATAACATGCATTGATTTGTCTGCTGTTGCCGTCGAGAAAATGCAAAGACGTTTACGTTTGAAGGGTATGAAAG AAATAAAGGTGCTAGAAGCTGACATGCTAGACATGCCTTTTGGCAATGAGTGTTTTGATGTCGTTGTCGAGAAAGGAACCATG GATGTTCTGTTCGTGGATGGTGGTGACCCATGGAATCCTCAACCATCCACGCGAGCGAAGGTCATGGCAATGCTGGAAGGTGTTCATAGGGTTTTGAAGAAAGATGGCATTTTTGTCTCAGTTACATTTGGCCAG CCGCATTTCAGGCGTCCCTTATTTAGTGCTCCAGAATTTACATGGTCATTTGAGTGCAGTACTTTTGGCGATGGATTTCACTACTTCCTCTATACCTTGCGTAAG CAATGGTAA
- the LOC103495192 gene encoding uncharacterized protein LOC103495192 isoform X1 — MGTNQNTKSAHNESVAPATALAYLDPKYWDERFSKEEHYEWFKDYSHFRHLILPLLKPDSSVAWNVIVLELGSGNSKLSEELYNDGITHITCIDLSAVAVEKMQRRLRLKGMKEIKVLEADMLDMPFGNECFDVVVEKGTMDVLFVDGGDPWNPQPSTRAKVMAMLEGVHRVLKKDGIFVSVTFGQPHFRRPLFSAPEFTWSFECSTFGDGFHYFLYTLRKGRRLPSDKGEGERFDEPSICLLQDELEGEDYMFRTDVDELNC; from the exons ATGGGTACGAACCAAAATACCAAATCCGCACACAATGAAAGCGTTGCTCCTGCAACTGCTTTGGCTTACCTTGATCCTAAATACTG GGACGAGCGTTTTTCTAAGGAAGAGCATTATGAATGGTTTAAGGATTATTCTCATTTTCGTCATCTCATACTTCCTCTTCTCAAACCTGATTCATCA GTAGCTTGGAACGTCATC gTATTGGAATTGGGTAGTGGAAATTCGAAACTTTCTGAGGAATTGTACAACGATGGAATAACTCATATAACATGCATTGATTTGTCTGCTGTTGCCGTCGAGAAAATGCAAAGACGTTTACGTTTGAAGGGTATGAAAG AAATAAAGGTGCTAGAAGCTGACATGCTAGACATGCCTTTTGGCAATGAGTGTTTTGATGTCGTTGTCGAGAAAGGAACCATG GATGTTCTGTTCGTGGATGGTGGTGACCCATGGAATCCTCAACCATCCACGCGAGCGAAGGTCATGGCAATGCTGGAAGGTGTTCATAGGGTTTTGAAGAAAGATGGCATTTTTGTCTCAGTTACATTTGGCCAG CCGCATTTCAGGCGTCCCTTATTTAGTGCTCCAGAATTTACATGGTCATTTGAGTGCAGTACTTTTGGCGATGGATTTCACTACTTCCTCTATACCTTGCGTAAG GGAAGGCGATTGCCTAGTGATAAAGGTGAGGGTGAGAGGTTTGATGAGCCATCAATCTGTTTACTTCAAGACGAGCTAGAGGGTGAAGATTACATGTTCAGAACCGACGTTGATGAGCTGAATTGCTAG
- the LOC103495192 gene encoding uncharacterized protein LOC103495192 isoform X4 encodes MGTNQNTKSAHNESVAPATALAYLDPKYWDERFSKEEHYEWFKDYSHFRHLILPLLKPDSSVLELGSGNSKLSEELYNDGITHITCIDLSAVAVEKMQRRLRLKGMKEIKVLEADMLDMPFGNECFDVVVEKGTMDVLFVDGGDPWNPQPSTRAKVMAMLEGVHRVLKKDGIFVSVTFGQPHFRRPLFSAPEFTWSFECSTFGDGFHYFLYTLRKQW; translated from the exons ATGGGTACGAACCAAAATACCAAATCCGCACACAATGAAAGCGTTGCTCCTGCAACTGCTTTGGCTTACCTTGATCCTAAATACTG GGACGAGCGTTTTTCTAAGGAAGAGCATTATGAATGGTTTAAGGATTATTCTCATTTTCGTCATCTCATACTTCCTCTTCTCAAACCTGATTCATCA gTATTGGAATTGGGTAGTGGAAATTCGAAACTTTCTGAGGAATTGTACAACGATGGAATAACTCATATAACATGCATTGATTTGTCTGCTGTTGCCGTCGAGAAAATGCAAAGACGTTTACGTTTGAAGGGTATGAAAG AAATAAAGGTGCTAGAAGCTGACATGCTAGACATGCCTTTTGGCAATGAGTGTTTTGATGTCGTTGTCGAGAAAGGAACCATG GATGTTCTGTTCGTGGATGGTGGTGACCCATGGAATCCTCAACCATCCACGCGAGCGAAGGTCATGGCAATGCTGGAAGGTGTTCATAGGGTTTTGAAGAAAGATGGCATTTTTGTCTCAGTTACATTTGGCCAG CCGCATTTCAGGCGTCCCTTATTTAGTGCTCCAGAATTTACATGGTCATTTGAGTGCAGTACTTTTGGCGATGGATTTCACTACTTCCTCTATACCTTGCGTAAG CAATGGTAA